The proteins below come from a single Fodinicurvata sp. EGI_FJ10296 genomic window:
- a CDS encoding patatin-like phospholipase family protein, translating to MQHDTPKPATTPDSPKPINLALQGGGSHGALTWGVLDRILEDDRLSIAEVSGTSAGAMNAVVLADGCERGGRQGARDALAAFWRAVSEAARFSPAQRSLWDRLLGRYSLDHSPGYLFMEGLSRIWSPYDLNPLNINPLRDLLESQVDFDNVNRCQSIAVHVTATNVRNGTARIFSRGEVTADAVMASACLPQVYPSVEIDGEYYWDGGFSGNPALQPLVESRATPDILIVQINPLTRHEIPRSAREIINRVNEISFNGALVKELRAIDLMQRIIDAEGLDIGPAGRTYLHLVHADGEVQDLAASSKMNAEWSYLELLFERGRSWADLWLDAHFDRIGVGSTLDLDELFADPVRPDNGSPLADG from the coding sequence ATGCAACACGACACCCCCAAGCCAGCGACGACACCCGACAGCCCGAAGCCGATCAATCTCGCCCTGCAAGGGGGCGGGTCTCACGGCGCCCTGACATGGGGCGTTCTGGACCGCATTCTGGAGGATGATCGGTTATCCATCGCCGAGGTCAGCGGAACCAGCGCCGGCGCCATGAACGCCGTGGTTCTGGCGGATGGCTGCGAGCGGGGCGGGCGTCAGGGCGCCCGCGACGCGCTGGCCGCCTTCTGGCGGGCGGTCAGCGAAGCGGCGCGTTTTTCTCCGGCCCAGCGCAGCCTTTGGGACCGGTTGCTCGGTCGCTACAGCCTCGATCACTCGCCCGGCTATCTGTTCATGGAGGGCCTCAGCCGAATCTGGTCGCCCTACGATCTGAACCCGCTGAACATCAACCCGCTGCGCGACCTGCTGGAATCGCAGGTTGATTTCGACAATGTGAATCGATGCCAATCGATCGCCGTGCATGTCACGGCGACCAATGTCCGCAATGGCACGGCACGGATTTTCTCGCGCGGCGAAGTGACCGCTGACGCGGTGATGGCCTCGGCCTGCCTGCCGCAAGTGTATCCCTCGGTGGAAATCGATGGTGAATACTACTGGGATGGCGGTTTCAGCGGCAATCCGGCGCTGCAGCCGCTGGTCGAAAGCCGCGCCACGCCCGACATCCTGATCGTCCAGATCAACCCGCTCACGCGTCACGAGATCCCGCGCAGCGCACGCGAGATCATCAATCGGGTGAACGAGATCAGCTTCAACGGCGCCCTCGTCAAGGAGCTGCGGGCGATCGACCTGATGCAGCGCATCATCGACGCCGAGGGGCTGGATATCGGTCCCGCCGGACGGACCTATCTGCATCTGGTGCATGCCGACGGCGAAGTGCAGGACCTTGCCGCCTCCAGCAAGATGAATGCCGAGTGGTCCTATCTGGAATTGCTGTTCGAGCGGGGCCGCAGCTGGGCCGACCTCTGGCTCGACGCCCATTTCGACCGGATCGGCGTCGGATCGACGCTCGATCTGGATGAACTTTTCGCCGATCCGGTCCGGCCGGACAATGGTTCGCCGTTGGCGGACGGTTAG
- a CDS encoding MliC family protein → MKVHGVPSATALSALIVTVALSACAGSAGDRQAPASRTAGTADPVGSDSVRDEQEGASQPPVVYACDGGLRLSVDFDGDRTTVTTERGADPLVLPQQPAGSGFRYATATHELRGQRRDAMWTVGRMMPIACTALRP, encoded by the coding sequence ATGAAAGTCCATGGTGTCCCGTCGGCGACGGCCCTTTCGGCATTGATCGTCACTGTTGCGCTTTCGGCTTGTGCCGGGTCAGCCGGCGATCGGCAGGCGCCTGCGTCCCGGACGGCCGGTACAGCCGATCCGGTCGGGTCGGATTCAGTGAGGGACGAGCAGGAGGGGGCGAGCCAGCCTCCCGTCGTCTATGCGTGCGATGGCGGCCTGCGGCTATCGGTCGATTTCGACGGCGATCGGACCACGGTCACGACCGAAAGGGGTGCCGATCCGCTCGTCCTGCCGCAGCAGCCGGCCGGGTCCGGCTTTCGCTATGCCACGGCGACCCACGAACTGCGCGGTCAGCGCCGGGATGCAATGTGGACCGTCGGCCGCATGATGCCAATCGCCTGCACGGCACTGCGTCCCTGA